The genome window CGCCTGGGGCCTCGGAGCCGCGCCCGCGACCCTCTTCAACCTCGCCTTGGCCAACGCGGTCTCCCTCCCGCTCTCGGGCGCTTATTACGCGCTGGCCGGCCGCCTGACCCGCGACGTCGTGGGCGACGTCATCCTGCGCTGCGGGATCTACGAGCGGGAGTTCAAGTGGCCCGCCCTCTTCTTCCTGCTCTGGGCCGCGCTGTTCTGGCGCAAGGCCCTCAAGGCGGACGGCACGCGCCGCCTGGCCTGGGGCTTCTGGGCGTCGGGAGCGTGTCTCGTCTTCTTCTCGGGAGGGATCTCTCTGCTGACGGGCTATGAGCTCCAGTTCTACGGACACCTCGCGCGCATCGGCGCCGTCGCGCTCGCGCTGGCGTCTCTGTGCTGGGCGCTCGAGCGGCCCGAACGGCTCGCCTGGGCGCGCCGGCACGCGCTCGTCCTCGTCGCCGTCGTCTTCGCCTGGGTGTTCCTGCGCGAGAAAGCCTGGTCGGACACGCACTACCGCATATTCGGCACCCCGCGCCATATGGAGGAAGGTCTCCGCTGGGCGAAGGAAAAGCTCCCGGCCGAGGCGCACCTCCTCTCGATCTCCGGCCCGACGACCCAGCAGATCGCCCTCAACGTCGGCGCCCGCGCGCTGGTCAGCGACGGGGCGACGTCCTACAGCATGCCGCTCTCGACCGAGCGCATCCTGCGCGGCTTCGCGCGCACGCTGAAGACCGCGGGCGCCGACCCGGAGCGCATCCTCGCGGACCGCTACGACGACTTCGTCCGCAAGGACGACCTCAAGCAGCAGACGGCCTACTTCAACCGCGACGTCTCGCTGGAACGGGCCGAGGAGGCCACCTGGCCGGTCTTCCTGCTCGCCTATGAGGGCATCCGCGAGGCGAGGCGCCTGCTCCATCGCGACGAGATCCTGCGCTACTACCGCGAGGAAAAGCCGCTGCCGCCTCCCTACTGGCTCTGGGTGGGGAAGCTCGACGAGCCCTACCTGAGCGTGAAGCCCGAGAAGCGCGGCGGCCGCCTCGTCTTCGAGAACCCGGGGGTACGGATCTATCAGTTCAAGTAACGTCCAGTAAGAACGTCCTTTCCTTACTCCCCTCCCCCACGGGGAGGGACATGGAAGGGGGCATAAACTCCGTCCCACAGGCATTCCCCCACCCCTGCCCCGCCCCGTAGGGGAGGGCAATGGGGAAAAGAAACCTTCTTAGAACCCGGGTGCAGGCAGGACCGGCGGCCGCTCGGGCTTCGCGCTCGAGCTCTGCAGTTCCGCTTCCGAGAGGAGCAGCGAGGGCGTGACGACGCTCATCGGCAGGCGCCCCGAATCCCGGTCCAGTTCGGAATCCACGACCTCGTAGTCGTCGCCGGCCTCGGCGACGCGTTCGATGAGGGCGAGCGGGGTCCCCACCAGGTCCAGGTCCCGCACGAGGGTCCGCGCGCCGCTCGCGGCGTCCACCAGATAGACGCGCGTGGGAACGAGACGGAAGGACTGACGGCCCGAGGTCCCCGAACGCTGGGTCCAGGAGTTGCGGCGCTGGATCCAGAGCCCGTAGGGCAGCCCCCTGGCGCGGCAGAGAGCGCGCAGGCGCGCGAGCAGGGCGTCGCGGGAGAGCGTCCGGGCCGGGCGCAGGAAGAGGTTCGATGCGCGCCCCTTGGGCAGACGGCCCGACGCCGCGCGCCCATGCCCGTTGGAGCGCAGGGCGCCGGAGAGCGGGTAGCGCGAGAGCAGGTAGTTCCTGAGCCGCCCTTTCTCGATGAGCGTCACCGCCCGTGCCGGCACCCCCTCGTCGTCGGCCCGGTAGCCGCCCAGCAGCGCGCGGCCGCGATATTCCGAGAGGGTCGGGTCGTCGACGAGCGTGAGGAAGGCCGGCGCCACGCGGGCGCCGAGCTTGCCGCCGAAGGTCTGCGCCCCCGCGGGGTCGCGCTGCTCCTCTCCCGAGAGCCGCGCCGAGAAAGCCTCCAGCACCGCCGCGGCGACGCTGGGGTCGAGGAGCGCCGGGGCGTTGAAGGGCGCGGTCGACGGCGCCGCGCGCAGGGCGTCGATGTCTTCGAGGAGGCCCGCGGCCTCGGCCCGCAGGCGCTGCGCGGAAGGCAGGCGGTCCGCGTCGGGGGCGAGGAAGCTGCGATTGAGCGTGAGCTCGGTCCCCTCGCGGCTGAGCGCGCGGGCGTAGAGCGTCAGCGCGGCGTGACCCTCATCGAGGAGGAGCCGGGTGCCTTCGCTCGTCCACAGGCGCCGGCGGCCGCGCTCCTCCGAAAGGATGACCTCGGAGCTGGTGAGCTGGGGGCGGCGCATCCCGGCGCTGAGGGTCCGGCAGAGCGCCTCCCCCCCCTGCGCGGGGATGCGCGGGGCGGCGGGGGCCGGTTCGACGAGGACATGCGGCGGCTCGGGCGCGAGGTCGTCGCACTCATAGTCGGCCTTGCCCTTGCGCACGCGCTGCGCCTTGCGGCCGAGCCAGCCGGAGAGCGCTCCTCGGTAGTCTCGGTCGAACTGGACCCAGAGCATGTGGCGCAGAGCCTTCACGTCGCCGTCGCGCGGGAGCTGGCGTCCGCGGTCGGCGACCCACGGACCGGCGGGGTGGTTGTCGAGCTGAGGGGAACCGACGCGCAGGTCGACGGTGAGTTCGCGCTCCGCGCTCTGCACGCGGGAGCCGAGGCCGCCGAGGACGCAGCGCAGCGTGGAGCGCTCCGCGTCCGCGACCCGAGCGGCGATGAAATACGGGGCGGGGTTGTCGTCGACGCGCAGCGTCGAGGTGGCGCGCGCGATCTCGGTGCGCACCGCGACATCCAACGCCTCCTCGTCGGCCGAGGTCTCCGCGGCGCGCAGCGGCAGGGCGAGCAGGAGCAGCGGGAAAAGGATCTTCATCGCTCGAGGGGCGAGGGCAGCACGGGGAGACGCGCGCGCTCCTCGGGAAGCCGCTGGAACTCGGCCTCCGAGATGAGGAGGCTCGGCGCGGCCTGGCCGACGGAGACCATCCCGGATTCGGCTCCGCAATGGTGGGTGTTGAGCGGAGCCGTGTCGTCGCCCGCGGCGACGATGCGGTTGAGGAGGGTCAGCGGAGTGCCGACGAGCTTCACCCCTCGCACCGGGGTCTCCTTCCCCGTGCGCGCGTCCACCCGCAGCACGCGCCGCGGCCGCACCTCGAGGGTCTGCGCCAGGGCGCGGGAGACGTCGTTCTGGCCGGAATACGCGCCCACGAGGAGGAAGCCGTAGGACTTGCCGCTCTCGCGGCATAGACGCATGAGGCGGCGCTTGAGCTCGGCGACCGGCGTCCGGACATGGGCCTCGACGACGAGCACCGCCATCCGGGCGACGGGATGCCGGGACGGCTCGGCGCGGCCGTGCCCGTTCGAAGCCGGAAAGCCCTTCGCGGGCCAGCGCGACATCAGGAAGCCCTTCAGCACGCCGTGGTCGACGAGCGTCGCGCGCCGTGCCGCGACCCCCTCGTCGTCGTAGCGGTAGCCGCCGTGCGACGGCTTCCCCCCGAGCTCCTCGAGCGTCGGGTCGTCGTAGAGGCTGATGAACTCGGGCAGGATGCGCTGGCCGACCCGGTCGCGGAAGAGTCCGCTCTGCGCGGGGTCGCGCTGACGCTGGCCCTCGAGCTTGTGGCCCAGCGCCTCATGGAAGAGCACGGAGGAGAAATCCGGGTCGGCGAGCGCGGGCGCCGCGACGGGCTCCTGTAGCGGCGCGGCGCGGTCGGCCATGAGCTCGTCGAGCATCTTCACGAGGCCCGCGCGGGCCACCTCGAGGGAGGGTAGTCCATCGGCCGTTCGGGAGACCCAGCTCCGCTGGGCCTCGAGCTCCATCCCGTCCTCCGCGCGCGTGCGCGCGAAGGCGACCAGACGCGCCGGCGCCTGTTCCGCCGGGGAGGCGATGCGGGTCCCCTCGGTGGTCATCAGCCAGCGCCGCGTCCACGGAAGGTCGACGTAGGCGTGTCCGTCGAGGAGATGCGGGCGGCCCCGGAAGACCGTCGAGAGGGCGCGCACGCGCTCCGGCCAGTCTCCCGGCTCGGAGACGGGCGAAGGCTCCTCGTCGCGCGCGGGGGTCTCAACGGAGAAGTCGGGGAGCCCGTCGGGGTCCGGCTCCACGGCGCGGCGGGCCTTCTTCTCGAGCCAGCCGGCGAGCGCGCTCTTGTACGCCGCGTCCGTGAGCCGCCAGAGCTGATGGCGCAGGGTCTCGCCCCCGCCGGTGGCCTGGGAGCTGACGCCGTTGTAGCCCGGCCCCGTGTTGTCGAGCTTCGGGGAGCCGACGCGGGCTTCCACGTAGAGCGTGCGCTCCTCGCGCTCGGAGCGGCCGAGCGGCGCCCCGAGGGAAGCCGACCAGCTGCGGGTCCGCCGCTCGGTGAGCCGGTAGAGGAGGAAGTAGGGCGGCCCCTCGCCTTCGAGGGAGAGCCCCTTCATCGAGCGCGCGAGCTCCGCCTCCATGGCGGAAAAGACCTCGTCGTCGGGTCCCGCCCCGGCCCCGGCGGCGGGAGCGAGCAGCAGGAGAGCGAGGAGCTGCGCCCTCAGAAGCGCCGCCCCAGCAGGAGCTCCTTCCAGAGCTGCTTGAGGAAGACGATCCCCACGGGCAGGGATTCCGCCGTGCTCTCGCCGCCGGCGCGCTGGTTCTCGCGGGTGGGGATCTCGACGACGCGCAGGCCGAGCTTCATGGCGCGGATGGACATCTGGTATTCGATGACGAAGCCCGGGGCGTCGGCCTTCATGCGCTCGAAGGCCGTCTTGCGCAGACCGCGGAAGCCGTTGATGGTGTCCGTGACGTAGGGCCCGCCGTTCCAGAGCAGGTTCGCGATGAGCGTGAAGGTCTGGTTCACCCACTTGCGCAGGCGCAGGAGCTGGACGTCCTCCTCGTTGACCGCGCCCTCCATCATCCGCGAAGCGATGGCCATGTCGGCGCCCTTCTCGAGCTCGGCGAAGAGCCGGGGGATGTCGGCCGGCTCCTCGTTGCCGTCGAGGCTGAAGAAGACGACGTTCTCTCCCCGGGCTTCGCGCATGCCGAGCTGGAAGGCGACGCCGCGGCCGCGTCGCTCCTGCACGACGACGCGCAGACCCTTCGACTTGAGGAAATCGATCGTCCCGTCCTTCGAACCGCCGTCCACGGCGAAGACCTCGTCGGCCGCCGCGAGCGGCACCGTCGGCAGGACCTTCGGCGCGGCCTCGATCTCGTTGAACGTCAGTAGGACCAGGCTCCGCCTCACTTCCCCTCCCTGCGGCGATACCAGTCGATCGTGCGGCCGAGCCCCTCGCGCAGCGTCACCGAGGCCGCGAAGCCGGCCTTCTCGTGCGCCTTGCGGACGTCGCAGTTCCGCCGCGGCTGGCCGGCGGGCTTGCTCGGGTCGAACTCGACGCGCGCCTTCGAGCCGCAGAGTTCGAGCACCAGAGCCACGAGGTCCCGGATCGGGACCTCCTCGTCGGTGCCGAGGTTGAGCGCGTCGCACTCGGCGTAGCGCTCGGCGGCCATGAGCATGCCGCGCGCCGTGTCCGTGACGTAGAGGAAGGCCCGCGTCTGCGCCCCGTCCCCCCAGACCCGCACCGGGTCCTCTCCCGAAAGGACGCGCCGCACCAGCGCGGGGACGACGTGGGAGACCTCGGGGTCGAAGTGGTCGCGGGGACCGTAGGTGTTGTAGGGCCGCGCGAGAGCGACGCGCAGGCCGAACTCCTTATGGCAGGCGAGAGCCTCGAACTCCGCCATGCGCTTGGCCCAGCCGTAGCCTTCGTTCGTGTCCTCGGGCCAGTCGCGGAAGCCCTCGCTCTCCGGCGTGGGGACCGTGCAGTGGCGCGGGTAGACGCAGGCCGAGCTGGTCATCAGCACGCGCTCGGCGCCCGCGGCGACCGCGGCCTCGAGGACGGCGCTGTTCATGCGCAGGTTGTCCCGGAACATGAGCGCCGGATGGCGCACGTTGTAGCCCACCCCGCCGACCTTCGCGG of Elusimicrobiota bacterium contains these proteins:
- a CDS encoding metallopeptidase TldD-related protein, which codes for MKILFPLLLLALPLRAAETSADEEALDVAVRTEIARATSTLRVDDNPAPYFIAARVADAERSTLRCVLGGLGSRVQSAERELTVDLRVGSPQLDNHPAGPWVADRGRQLPRDGDVKALRHMLWVQFDRDYRGALSGWLGRKAQRVRKGKADYECDDLAPEPPHVLVEPAPAAPRIPAQGGEALCRTLSAGMRRPQLTSSEVILSEERGRRRLWTSEGTRLLLDEGHAALTLYARALSREGTELTLNRSFLAPDADRLPSAQRLRAEAAGLLEDIDALRAAPSTAPFNAPALLDPSVAAAVLEAFSARLSGEEQRDPAGAQTFGGKLGARVAPAFLTLVDDPTLSEYRGRALLGGYRADDEGVPARAVTLIEKGRLRNYLLSRYPLSGALRSNGHGRAASGRLPKGRASNLFLRPARTLSRDALLARLRALCRARGLPYGLWIQRRNSWTQRSGTSGRQSFRLVPTRVYLVDAASGARTLVRDLDLVGTPLALIERVAEAGDDYEVVDSELDRDSGRLPMSVVTPSLLLSEAELQSSSAKPERPPVLPAPGF
- a CDS encoding TldD/PmbA family protein, which gives rise to MEAELARSMKGLSLEGEGPPYFLLYRLTERRTRSWSASLGAPLGRSEREERTLYVEARVGSPKLDNTGPGYNGVSSQATGGGETLRHQLWRLTDAAYKSALAGWLEKKARRAVEPDPDGLPDFSVETPARDEEPSPVSEPGDWPERVRALSTVFRGRPHLLDGHAYVDLPWTRRWLMTTEGTRIASPAEQAPARLVAFARTRAEDGMELEAQRSWVSRTADGLPSLEVARAGLVKMLDELMADRAAPLQEPVAAPALADPDFSSVLFHEALGHKLEGQRQRDPAQSGLFRDRVGQRILPEFISLYDDPTLEELGGKPSHGGYRYDDEGVAARRATLVDHGVLKGFLMSRWPAKGFPASNGHGRAEPSRHPVARMAVLVVEAHVRTPVAELKRRLMRLCRESGKSYGFLLVGAYSGQNDVSRALAQTLEVRPRRVLRVDARTGKETPVRGVKLVGTPLTLLNRIVAAGDDTAPLNTHHCGAESGMVSVGQAAPSLLISEAEFQRLPEERARLPVLPSPLER
- a CDS encoding glycosyltransferase family 2 protein; the protein is MRRSLVLLTFNEIEAAPKVLPTVPLAAADEVFAVDGGSKDGTIDFLKSKGLRVVVQERRGRGVAFQLGMREARGENVVFFSLDGNEEPADIPRLFAELEKGADMAIASRMMEGAVNEEDVQLLRLRKWVNQTFTLIANLLWNGGPYVTDTINGFRGLRKTAFERMKADAPGFVIEYQMSIRAMKLGLRVVEIPTRENQRAGGESTAESLPVGIVFLKQLWKELLLGRRF
- a CDS encoding NAD-dependent epimerase/dehydratase family protein, with product MSFWDGRRVLVTGGAGFIGSHLVELLLAAGKADVTVADDLSNGALENLAVVEGRYRFERVDLRDPAAAARVARGHDVVLHLAAKVGGVGYNVRHPALMFRDNLRMNSAVLEAAVAAGAERVLMTSSACVYPRHCTVPTPESEGFRDWPEDTNEGYGWAKRMAEFEALACHKEFGLRVALARPYNTYGPRDHFDPEVSHVVPALVRRVLSGEDPVRVWGDGAQTRAFLYVTDTARGMLMAAERYAECDALNLGTDEEVPIRDLVALVLELCGSKARVEFDPSKPAGQPRRNCDVRKAHEKAGFAASVTLREGLGRTIDWYRRREGK